The Mesomycoplasma ovipneumoniae genome includes a region encoding these proteins:
- a CDS encoding P110/LppT family adhesin N-terminal domain, producing MKKEIRNKVLIVLAGLSFIGITAGVGIGLQRSALSSSYLSQFDNDKSETKLNPPINDADLVAAISNFSLKPEWSKISASQAFKLHNDKLYAFKLSQAVDFSKVDNKFSNLFFDIQVTEETKVESNSIKNLTVFVFDKKTKKEVASRAFTANLSGFSAIAKEDFLENFIAESSKYNLDKSQLTKKFASDSIFPSAFALKFQDQLLTNLRKISPEIFDAITKTPDGVAAGVATQFQESASGGTGAGTGGNGAGTNGGTGTDGATGDNGSAGTGTGAQNGASGQPNGSSPETPKVDATPKAPEVPLVSKLKPTNPNLELALKQTLESFGGLELIAASGLQSLIPNEYTLLPVTSEKSLVKIDIDDAKGTAKIWLKLLDKSNKEKLIGLEITGLSSVESIKDKIFAKINKNQNKYISLKPQVAEYFRKNPNQSIAKLISQYNTKSSAPDSKVAEVLKKYLENPDLVKKAIKGEFSPTETKPVEQGSGTSAQPGAQGQGETQSELQKQLVELSKKDSKVTEAFKTYLKDEYNIDLPTEPASTQQPTAVQTSVAALSSTSQPQAQQEQQQQVQQQQQVQQQQQQQQQQQQQQESQVQQPQQPAVETAEEIAKKDKEFYAPYFEIYNYQLPTTESEGISALVTPDQLDFWFETKDNLKVDNYNFDFSLDQNQDEKSTDKTLKLNVNFEADSNFKLEVSPKNVPFLDVSKDIVKESEAQSNESKAVNVAIEVTPSAPEKDHSSFRFTGWTFPITINTEGSKVQNELEKLVGNNHQGTLNNSLPYLLFQSDLDSIFKTAKLDSWFSISDTEKNNAKAYLKSTLNPITNEMSLQKPKVEATPAPAAPANPPAPAPANPGTDTAATPAPGASTAPAAGSTSGATSGASGSTGSDASSSSSSSSSSSSSSASSSSSSSSTVTTSSSSVANTATAFQDPATPAQEKEQTFAFGDYLINYLDKFAGFKLESGQKLAISSQYDAKNRSYNFVFEVLDSDNDTIASSTFGLVGVNKNNTALKTSLAYSPDVFIDGSSGLDFHAHEGQTNSILTNINSTKTSFQYKVNNFTDNSALDKLLQDNGFYNQRALDGKGITIKQPLVYDFDNQGSVYEFDGNTKNFIKTRGRQVEKSTLQEGVMYFVFKPEDNLVKTNKLEDQSYKLLSTAPEAQSGSFGASYLELFRTIDANDKRISPVLNLGWRIEKARSLAIDKNQIATTEHNYQTKSLVVLRDADPASTQDPSKLYDYKKQGDDLVDTFEITESAKLSGTGTGGSSSAGAQTPPTVKLEDVNEIFKKFIPQSGTAADSSTQGQGQIYQDGIWFNHTRPSDNVSLESFLNKTWILEVRIDKSSVTFSLIAQREPNQEPYVWTSQLQSIYKDAKQNINPDTPIGVMFGRGIDYSQIGDRIISGLDSSGKDREGITFKALAVFKGEKMAKDDKARLEIRKAFIDQYFK from the coding sequence ATGAAAAAAGAAATTCGCAACAAAGTATTAATAGTTTTAGCGGGACTTAGTTTCATCGGAATTACAGCCGGAGTTGGTATTGGTCTGCAACGATCAGCTCTTAGCTCGTCTTACCTTTCACAATTTGATAATGACAAGTCCGAAACGAAATTAAACCCGCCAATAAACGATGCTGATTTGGTTGCCGCCATCAGCAATTTTAGTCTAAAACCCGAGTGAAGCAAAATTTCAGCTTCACAGGCATTTAAATTACACAACGATAAATTATATGCCTTTAAATTAAGTCAAGCAGTTGATTTTTCAAAAGTTGATAACAAATTTTCTAATTTATTTTTCGATATTCAAGTAACTGAAGAAACAAAGGTTGAGTCAAATTCAATTAAGAACTTAACCGTTTTTGTTTTTGATAAAAAAACCAAAAAAGAAGTAGCAAGTCGTGCTTTTACTGCAAATCTTTCTGGATTTAGTGCAATTGCCAAAGAAGATTTTCTTGAAAATTTCATTGCTGAGTCTTCAAAATACAATCTTGATAAGTCTCAACTAACTAAAAAGTTTGCTTCAGATTCAATTTTTCCTTCAGCTTTTGCCCTTAAATTTCAAGATCAATTACTAACCAATCTTCGTAAGATTTCTCCTGAAATTTTTGACGCTATAACTAAAACTCCAGATGGCGTTGCTGCTGGAGTAGCAACTCAGTTTCAAGAAAGCGCAAGTGGTGGAACAGGTGCAGGAACTGGCGGAAATGGCGCAGGAACAAATGGAGGAACAGGAACAGACGGAGCAACTGGTGATAATGGTTCAGCTGGAACAGGTACTGGAGCCCAAAATGGTGCATCTGGACAACCAAACGGTTCTTCTCCTGAAACCCCCAAAGTTGATGCAACCCCAAAAGCCCCTGAAGTTCCTTTAGTTTCTAAATTAAAACCAACAAATCCTAATCTTGAACTTGCACTTAAACAAACTCTTGAATCATTTGGTGGACTTGAATTAATTGCCGCTTCTGGATTACAGAGTTTAATTCCAAATGAGTATACTTTATTACCAGTTACTTCTGAAAAATCACTAGTTAAAATTGATATTGACGATGCAAAAGGTACTGCAAAAATTTGACTAAAATTATTGGATAAATCTAACAAAGAAAAATTAATTGGACTAGAAATTACCGGTCTTAGTTCAGTTGAGTCAATTAAAGATAAAATATTTGCAAAAATAAATAAAAATCAAAATAAATATATTAGTCTAAAACCACAAGTTGCGGAATATTTTAGAAAAAATCCTAATCAAAGTATTGCTAAATTAATTTCTCAATATAACACAAAAAGTTCAGCACCAGATTCAAAGGTAGCCGAAGTTCTTAAAAAATATCTAGAAAACCCTGATTTAGTTAAAAAAGCAATCAAGGGTGAGTTTTCACCTACAGAAACTAAGCCTGTTGAACAAGGGTCAGGAACATCAGCACAACCTGGGGCTCAAGGTCAAGGAGAAACTCAAAGCGAATTACAAAAACAATTAGTAGAACTTAGCAAAAAAGATTCAAAAGTAACTGAAGCATTCAAAACTTATCTAAAAGATGAATATAATATTGATCTTCCGACAGAACCAGCTTCAACCCAACAACCTACCGCTGTTCAAACTTCAGTTGCAGCACTTAGTTCAACTAGCCAACCTCAGGCTCAACAAGAACAACAACAGCAAGTTCAACAACAACAGCAAGTTCAACAACAACAACAACAACAACAACAACAACAGCAGCAACAAGAATCTCAAGTTCAACAGCCACAACAACCTGCTGTAGAAACTGCTGAAGAAATAGCTAAAAAAGATAAAGAATTTTATGCCCCTTATTTTGAAATTTATAATTATCAATTACCAACTACTGAGTCTGAAGGTATATCTGCTTTAGTTACCCCAGATCAATTAGATTTTTGATTTGAAACTAAAGATAACCTTAAAGTTGATAATTATAATTTTGATTTTTCTTTAGATCAAAATCAAGATGAGAAAAGCACAGATAAAACTCTAAAACTTAATGTTAATTTTGAAGCTGATTCTAATTTCAAATTAGAAGTAAGTCCTAAAAATGTTCCATTTTTAGATGTTTCTAAAGATATTGTTAAAGAATCTGAAGCTCAAAGTAATGAGTCTAAAGCGGTAAATGTTGCTATTGAAGTAACTCCTAGTGCTCCAGAAAAAGATCATTCTTCATTTAGATTTACTGGTTGAACATTCCCAATTACAATTAACACAGAAGGTTCAAAAGTTCAAAATGAACTTGAAAAATTAGTTGGTAACAACCACCAAGGAACTTTAAATAATTCACTTCCTTATCTATTGTTCCAAAGTGATCTTGATTCTATTTTCAAAACTGCAAAACTTGACTCATGATTTAGTATTTCAGATACTGAAAAAAATAATGCCAAGGCTTATTTAAAATCAACACTAAATCCAATTACTAATGAAATGAGTTTGCAAAAACCTAAAGTTGAAGCTACCCCAGCTCCAGCAGCTCCAGCTAATCCACCAGCACCGGCACCAGCAAACCCAGGTACAGATACAGCTGCAACTCCAGCACCAGGTGCATCTACAGCTCCAGCAGCAGGTTCAACTTCTGGTGCAACTTCAGGTGCTTCTGGTTCAACTGGTTCAGATGCATCTTCTAGCTCAAGCTCAAGTTCAAGCTCATCTTCAAGTTCAGCTTCATCCTCAAGCTCAAGTTCAAGTACTGTAACAACTTCTTCATCTTCAGTAGCAAATACAGCAACAGCTTTCCAAGATCCAGCAACTCCAGCTCAAGAAAAAGAACAAACATTTGCTTTTGGTGATTATTTAATTAATTATCTTGATAAGTTTGCAGGATTTAAATTAGAATCAGGGCAAAAATTAGCAATATCAAGTCAATATGATGCCAAAAATCGTTCATATAACTTTGTTTTTGAAGTTCTCGACAGTGACAATGACACAATCGCTTCATCAACATTTGGACTTGTTGGTGTTAATAAAAATAATACTGCTCTTAAAACATCACTTGCTTATAGCCCAGATGTCTTTATTGACGGAAGTTCTGGTCTTGATTTTCATGCCCATGAAGGTCAGACAAATTCAATTTTAACTAATATTAATTCAACAAAAACATCCTTCCAATATAAAGTAAATAATTTTACTGACAATAGCGCACTTGATAAATTACTTCAAGACAATGGTTTTTACAACCAAAGAGCCCTTGATGGCAAAGGTATAACAATTAAGCAACCGCTTGTTTATGATTTTGACAACCAAGGTTCTGTTTATGAATTTGATGGTAACACCAAAAACTTCATTAAAACACGTGGACGCCAGGTTGAAAAATCAACTCTGCAAGAAGGTGTAATGTATTTTGTTTTCAAACCTGAAGACAATCTTGTAAAAACAAATAAATTAGAAGATCAGTCATATAAATTATTATCAACTGCCCCAGAAGCCCAAAGTGGTTCTTTTGGAGCAAGTTATCTTGAACTATTCAGAACTATTGATGCAAATGACAAAAGAATTTCACCAGTCCTAAATCTTGGTTGAAGAATTGAAAAAGCCCGTTCATTAGCAATTGATAAAAATCAAATAGCAACAACAGAACACAATTACCAAACAAAATCATTAGTTGTTTTACGTGATGCTGATCCAGCAAGTACACAAGATCCATCTAAACTTTATGATTATAAAAAACAAGGTGATGATCTTGTTGATACTTTTGAAATCACCGAGTCTGCAAAATTGTCTGGAACTGGTACAGGTGGTTCAAGTAGTGCAGGTGCCCAAACTCCCCCAACCGTTAAACTTGAAGATGTAAATGAAATCTTTAAAAAATTCATACCTCAGAGTGGTACTGCCGCTGATTCTTCTACCCAAGGTCAAGGTCAAATTTATCAAGATGGTATTTGATTTAATCACACAAGACCAAGTGATAATGTTTCACTTGAGTCATTCTTAAATAAAACTTGAATTTTAGAAGTTCGTATTGATAAATCATCCGTTACATTTAGTCTAATTGCCCAAAGAGAACCAAATCAAGAGCCATATGTTTGAACAAGTCAACTACAGTCAATTTATAAAGACGCTAAACAGAATATTAATCCTGATACCCCAATTGGTGTAATGTTTGGTCGTGGAATTGATTATTCCCAAATTGGTGATCGAATAATTAGTGGGCTTGATTCTTCAGGCAAAGATCGTGAAGGAATAACATTTAAAGCTCTTGCGGTCTTTAAAGGTGAAAAAATGGCCAAAGATGACAAAGCTCGTCTTGAGATCCGTAAAGCCTTTATTGATCAATATTTTAAATAA